Within the Gossypium raimondii isolate GPD5lz chromosome 12, ASM2569854v1, whole genome shotgun sequence genome, the region CAGGAAAATTGTTTCTGCTTGAGCTTTTGGATACTGTGGTATTGTTCTTTTTGACAACATTAATTGATTGTTATTCCACATTGTCAATGAGAATGCTATATCTAATAAGTTACTATGTTTACTAATGCAATTAACACAACAAGTCTGTAACCTCTTATTACAAAATTGATTGCGTTCTTGTGGAAGTAAATCGAGTTTGTTGACATTGTGAAACAAGTTGGCAAAGGAAGAAATAGGTCATGTTTTACAATTAATGCTCACATATGCTTGTGACTAATAGGTATTTGGTAAGGTTGTTCTCAAGAGAGGTGTGTAGTGTATGCATTTAGTTCCCTATCACAAAGAAATCATGTTATTTTTCCAATAATCATGTTATCTCACTGTTTAGCATACACAGCATGTCCACCTTGTTTGTTACGTGGCTGCCTTAGCTAACCATTTCTATCCAAACTTGCTTAAAAAGAAAGTACATTCTACTTTTCTGCATTTATTTATAGGAGTAAATTCTCCTCAGAAAATGTTTGGATTCTAGTTCTCATGGCATTCATTATTTATGCAGCTAAATGATAAGGAGCttgcaaaagagttgtataagAAGTATAGCGCGGTAGCTGATACTTTTCTCTTCATTCTCTTCAGGTTTCTAATTCTATGTTTCAGATTGGTTGGAATGCTTATCATCTCTCCTATCATATTTCAACAGATCCATAGGCGAAAAATACGTGCTTGGCAAATGATATGTGTTTTGTCACAATTTGTTGATGATGATATAGTTGGAGAAGTCACACAGTGCTTGCAAATAGCTCTCTATGTAAGTAACTGTTGCTTCTTTTAGAAAATCTGATAGTTCTTTCTTAACTTATTATAGTTCGCTTAAGTTTCATAATATGGTAAGTTTGATAAGTTGTTTAGGAGAGAATAACAAGtaattttttggttttgatAGAAATTTCATGAAAGCCTAtctcaaatatttttctttttcctgaaTGCCTGCTCTATGTTTGTGTATGTAATGTTTAGTTTACTTTATACTTCCAAAACACTGAATGCTTCTATTTGGTGTCGCCAGAGGTTATTGTTAGGTGGTTCCATAAATCAGGCAGTGTTAACACactaattttcttattttgttgcaTAACCCTGGTAAATGTACTTGCTGTATGGTGCACTTTGTAGATTAATTCATTGGCTGCCATTGCTAGTTAGAAGAAACTGAAAATACTGAATggtctttaattaattattttgactttggatTGTGTAACATATCTCCACTAATTTCTGGTCATGTCTCTTTTGCAGAGAAACAACTTACCTTCTGTTCGCCAGTATTTGGAAACATTTGCaattaatatttacatgaaGTTTCCCTCTTTGGTAATGCACcgtcttaaatttatttagtaaataaagCTTAACATTCATGCATGAGATGTGTGCAGAAACACACATATTCCAACAGTCTACATGCCTGAATTGTCAAATATGAATTTCAAGTGAGTGAAAGGGGCCCTGTCCAGAGTCCAGACACCAATAAAAAAGAGGCCTCTTTAGAAGTTCACTTCGCTTATGCATGGCATCATTTGCTAAAAGCTTGAATGATGCTACTGCTATCTAGAAGGACCAGTCACATTTTCTGAAATCATGTTTGAAGCTTCTATAACTTGATAGGTGTAGTGTAGTCATTCAgctgattttattgattgttaTAATCATATCACAGGTTGCAGAGCAATTGGTTCCCTTATTACGAGATTATGACATGAGGCCAcaggtaaaataaccaaataagGATATCTGTGCTTCCtctggttaatttttttattatagattttCGATTTATAAGTTGTCGTTATAAGTTGCAGCATTCTTCATCCTATGTTAATTTAGTCATTCTTTTTGAGAATCTTATAAAATTCAGCATTCACATGACATAGCATCTATGAAGAATGATTTATATTGGCTTCATGTGTAGTTGAATCATTATAGATAATATGCAGCATGCATACCATACTATATATATGGAAAGGAAAGCATGTACCTCACAAACATATAGACACCGACACATGCACACCTCTAACCAATTTCTTAGTTTAGTTAGATGTAGTTACTCACTACAAGGGGGGATATTAACTCTCTCTTTCACTTATTCACATTCTGGATTTTTGTGGTGTATGCATCAAATGCAGGCACTTTCTTCCCATGTCTTCATAGCAGCTAATGTGATCCTCCATGCTTCTAAGGACATTCAACTCAGGCATTTGGATGAACTACTTCCTCCCATACTTCCGTTACTAACCTCACATCATCATAGCTTACGTGGCTTTACTCAGGTCAGTTCCTCTCAAGTTGACGAATGTCacgttttaaatttttgttgtcTTTACTTTGTCAATGCAATTTTCTTTCTGACATTTTTTTGCAGGTTTTGTTACACCAAGTACTTTGCAAATTTTTTCCATCACTGGATTCTAAAAGTTCTGAATTCATACCTTTGGAAAAAAGGTGCTTTGAGGATTTGAAATTATACCTGGCAAAGAATTCTGATTGCATGCGGTATGGTAATTTATCTACATTTTCTAGTATCATATGATTGGCAACTTTGCGATTCTAAGAACTGTGTTTTAGGTTGTCAACTAAATTTCCTTTGCAATGTTAATgcatattttgttaagtttgtAATTTGCCATTTCGCTGCCCATGTTACAAGGGTAAATAGATTGACAGTTTAGCATAGTAAATTCATGTTTCCAAGCATTTCAACTGTTATGGTGATATATTgtgcaaagaaaattagaaaagagtAAGATAAGAGAAAGAATAGAGTTAAAAGGGGGTGTTCCacaaatctaataaaaaataaaaaaataaaagtgactatacTGGGATACAAATGGTTAACTTGAAAAGGCATATTTTTCATATGTCCAATATTGAATAAGATTCATCAGTGGGAGTTGAAGTAGAGACAAGAGATAGTACTCTCCAATAAAGTCTAGTTACACAAGCAATACTAGATGAATAAGATGGCAGTGCAATATTTTAGGTGTCTGCATTACATGCTGCTGATGAGTTATGTATTTGAACCTTGAAATGTTTATTTGGTTGCCTTTCAGCTTGCGAGCTTCAATGGAAGGCTATCTGGATGCTTATAATCCCAAAACCTCTGTTACTCCTGCTGGAATTTTTGTTAGTCGGGTAGAGGTATGATATTTCGTAAATGCTTTTGGCTTAGTTTTGAAAGTTTAGGGAGCTAAGCGTTAGTTTCTAAATTCGAGTTAtgaatttcacaaaaatttttCTACATGAATAAATTCTCCTGCATAAATTCTCTGGCAAACTAATTATGATTATTGAGAAATCATCACTGGATAAATACTATTGGTGGacaaattttctatctttggtGAGGATTCACTTAGTACTGTGGTTTTGTAATTAACTTACCTGCTGACAGTCTTTTGCTTCCTGAAATTGCATTGTTATTGAAAGATCAGGGTTGCAAATTTACTTATTGCATATTGACTTTGAACTGTGTGATCAAAATATTAACATGGTGTTTCATTTTGTCGTAACCTATATTCATGGTTCTGGAAATGCTTTTGTTCTTCTCCATTAACTCCCATTTTTGCTCTGTGGTAAAAATTGCAGGAAATCGGGTTTGAATGTGTTCCAACATCTCTCATGGAACAAGTGATCAACTTTCTGAATGTAAGCAGTTGTATgctttatatgtttttgtgatgTTTTCTTCATATCTAATTTTCTGTTACTTCAGGATGTGAGGGAAGATCTGAGATGTTCGATGGCGAAGGATATTGTCACAATCAAGAATGAGAGTCTAAATATGGCTGCAGGTCCTGGATCGACTGAAGAAGTATCTAGCGCTTGTGAAGAGAAATTGGAGTTGCCTAAAGATGCTCATTTGGACTTCCAGAAAAAGATTACTTTCTCTAAACATGAGAAGCCAGACTTGGGTTCCAGTTCCTTATTGTGCAAGGGAGAAGTGTACAAGCAACTTCTTGGTATGTATTAAGTTTGAGAAGTAAATAAATTGAAGGTTAATGCTCTTGACAGTTTACACCGTATTTGTGAGATTGCATGTTCTAGGCTTGGATTATGAGATACTGTCAATTGCAATTTTAGGCAATAGAGCTGGTGACATTCATGATTTGACCCCTTCTATCTCTCTTCTTATGATAACCCAAAGTTTTTAATTGTTGTATTGCGTCACTAATAATGTGCAAAACAGAAATGGAAAAGGAAGATGATCTTCTTGATCAGTTGTGGAAGTCTAGAAGCTTGGCTCTGGAGAGGGTAAGAGGAAATCGGCAGCATATTATCCTAGTAGCATCATTGATTGATCGCATACCCAACCTTGCTGGATTGGCACGTACCTGTGAGGTATGCTGGTTATTAAgttgtatttcttttttcttagtACCTTGAttcttatttatcatttattattttgaagttAGTATTGCAATTTATTTAGCATGTCTACGGTTCACACAAACACTCCTAAGTCTTGTTCCTTTCAGGTTTTTAAAACACAGGGGTTAGCTGTTGCAGATGCAAAAATAGTACAGGACAAACAGTTTCAACTCATCAGGTTCTGATGATAGTTTTCATTTGTGCTATAACTCTCTGTATCACCCTTATTTGTTTGGCATTTATCATATGAAAAATGAATGCCCCTTCACGTTAGGTGAATGATTGTGTTCTTCTGTAACTAGAGTTATGACCTGCCTTCTGTTTGGTTGAGACTTAACTGAAGATGATATGCTAAATTAAGAACAAACATATAATAGGCATTAAAACTCAACGAAAAATAAATGTGGACACTGTGATTGTTATATCTGAGTGCTAAACTAAATAGCAAACAAAAATTGACGTATCATCCACTTACATAAACTGTGCTCTGCAGTGTGACAGCAGAGAAATGGGTTCCTATTATAGAGGTCCCAGTAAATAGTGTGAAacaattcttggagaaaaagaAGCGGGAAGGTTTTTCGATCTTGGGACTAGAGCAAACTGCAAACAGTGTACCTCTTGATCAGTATATCTATCCGAAAAAGACTGTAAGTGATCCTCTGACAAGTCTGTTTGGCATTTTGCTATCAAGTTATTACTCGGCCTTGTTGCTAGCTTTTTTACAATAAGCCCAGGTGTTATTTCATCAATTCTGTTGGGCTtttaattttagcattttcagtttccATTATCAGCAGAAGGTGGttctctaaaaaaattaactaccGACTTGAATCGATGCAGTGAGGGAATTAATGTCTGTGTTCTATTGTCTTGGTAGGTGTTGGTTCTTGGGCGTGAAAAAGAGGGCATACCAGTGGATATAATCCATGTTCTGGATGCTTGCATCGAGATACCTCAGCTGGGAGTTGTTCGTTCACTTAATGTACATGTGAGTGGAGCCATTGCTCTATGGGAGTACACTCGACAGCAACGATTGTGATACGTTAGAagtaattttcaaactttactTGTCATTTTATACTCGAAATCAGCAGCCTTGGACATCTCTATCCTTTCCATTTAAATGAATCATTTTGTACCCCAATATCTTCAGTTTCTATCATTTGGCAggttgtaaattaatttgttgtaTCTGATTTGTAATTTGATAATGTACTATTTTTGGGAATTATGCCCTTGGGACCTCTCTTTCTTAAATAAATGGTACTTCTATAATTGTACCTTTTTTTAACTATATAAACGTACCTGATTGGTTactatatttcataaaataattatttattagacATTTCTTTGGAACACCTAGTACAATCTCAGTTCAAATTCAAggaatattatatgttttaatgtgtGCTGAAGtgttaataaatattcaattaatagAATAACATTGATTGCAATTTTACGATGATTATTATTTACTACAACCGTTGTagggtttttgaattttattgctgtcttcttctaattttcgcttttaaatactaattaacgGCATTTGGTGGTGCTTTAAAAGTTTAATccataaattagtttttttttgaaatatcataaaatgatatttaagtctttttctattttggtatttatatattttctttgatcATAAGTAATATTTAAGCTACTTGCTCATTAAATTGTTGagtctaatttaaaaaaaaaacttaaaaactatatatatattttatattctgatcttgaaaattatttttgatgatCTCTAAAGTgctttttaattattagtaaaagATTTTAAGATCATTGTTTGAATTAATGAAAGTATCAACTTGAGAAAAGTggaaaatgatataatttaattattaagttaaggATTGAATTTTGTGAGGATGTacttttatatcaaatttgagTAGTCATTTGCTACTTGCTGGTTGATAATTCCAAAATCAAAGTTATTTGTTACTTAttttagtaggattttaagATTTGTAGTTATCTTTAtaagttaattttgttaaatataggtattttattttatcaatgttttaagttaattatatatttatagttttaaatcGAATTAATTTTCAATGTGCTTTTATTCAATGTAGGTCCgacaaaacataagaaagaatTTATTGACATAAGTAAATCTTCGTGGCAATGGAAAATTTCTCTACTCAAACAAGCGACTTTTTGCCTTAAGGGttataaaaaagggaaaaagaaataaaaaagagggggagagaagaaaaaagaggaaCCCTCAAAGTTTCACATATTAACAATCGACGGATTCCAACAAGAACACAGAGTTTCtccatcatttttttcattttaattttaagatgttTCTCAAATTCTCCATGAACTAATTTCTTTTCTAGAGTTACAATAGATTCATGCTTAGTTAATTGACTGTTATctatttcatcttttttattgttaataaaatttagattatttattcattttgctCATCTTTGATAATAGTTTGGTCAATTATTAGTTTGACAAACTTAAAGAAATTGGaagaatatttttcattttaggtatAGTATGGGTCAATGcatgatttttaattaggaTAGGAATATATTTGATTACCTTGTATAGCCATAATTGAGGTAATTCTTAACCAATTTGGTCTACGTTATTGGCATAAGAATATAATACAATAGTTGAATTAATTTAGTTCTTTAATTGCTCATAAGAGGAGGTAGTTTAGCTCCCAGTTAGTAATCAACTCTATTAGGGTAAACCGGTGAATATAGATTAATTAACTAATGTATTGGATGAAATTGTAATCCTAGACTTTTACTATTGATTGTTTATTTGCTTCAATTTGCGTTACGTACgtatttttaacttttgtaggatcaatattttattctacttataataatgatatatatacttatatgtgCAATTTTCAGTCAACAATTTAAACCCATTAGATGTGGTAAAATAACAAACATTGGTAATGAGATTAATATTATAGTAAATAACACTAAATTGAGGAGTACAAATAAAGTAATATGTTTAgtgaataatttatatgtttattgaGCATTAtaaacttagttttttttttgtttgaagttATGGATAGGAgtaattattgtataaaaaataaattatttatatttaaaattttgatatattttatttatatattaataagttctTTTAACAATACATTTTAATCAGTTAaatgagtattttatatttgtataaatttagttattaaattatagatgaatatatattcaaaataaaaatgtaaagaaattaaaataaaaaagagttgAAATCGAAACCTTTTTTTCCGAACAAGATCCAACAGTTGCAGTAGAGGATAAATACAGGGAGAATTCTCCAAGCGCCCTCTGCCATGTGTGGGTTTCCTGTTTCCATTTATAAAGTGTGGATTGCACCGTCTCAAATAAATgcaatataaaacatatatgtttatataaatataatctcATTGCTGCCAACTGTACAGCTCTCCCTTTGCATTAACTATAGACCATCTTAATTAGCACTCTTTTCATTGTTCTTGCTGTGTGTTTCAGCTTCTGGGTTTTTCACTGTTGAAAATTATTAGCTTTAGGCAACCATGAATGCTCTTGCTGCAACTAACCGTAACTTTCAACTCGCAGCAAGGATACTTGGGTTGGACTCTAAGCTTCATAAAAGCCTTTTGATACCCTTCAGAGAAatcaaagtaaatttttatgtgcACTCAAATATTAGTTGGTtctagttttgttttatttccatatttataCGGAAAATTTTTTAACTGTATATTTTTTAGGTTGAATGCACAGTTCCAAGAGATGATGGTTCTTTTGTCTCTTATATTGGGTTTAGAATCCAACATGACAATGCTCGTGGACCTATGAAAGGCGGAATTCGTTACCACCCTGAGGTTTGCCTCtcatattcatggatttaatcctttgaTCCATGGCCTTGGTTGCAAATATAATAGTTTAGGATTTGATTCATTAGACAAAAAAGAATTAGATGTACAGTCAAGTTTCTGCAgctttttgaatgatttaaggTGGACTTATCAGATTGAAAGCGAGATTAGTGATGATAATTATAAATGGTAAAATATTCCTATCTTTCATAACAGCTTATGAAGATTATGTATGTTTTACTCCAAGTTTTCCAATCTGTACCGTGTATGGACATGTTTTTGTTGCTCTAGGTTGATCCTGATGAGGTGAACGCACTTGCTCAGTTAATGACTTGGAAGACAGCTGTAGCAAATCTTCCATATGGTGGAGCGAAGGGTGGAATTGGTTGTAATCCTAGAGAGTTAACTGTAAGCGAACTACAACGAGTTACGCGCGTTTTCACTCAGAAGATCCATGATCTTATTGGAATTCATAGAGATGTTCCTGCACCTGACATGGGAACTAATTCACAGGTACCCCCTATTTCTTGCCCTCTGAGCTGCTTATTAGTTGTTAATGTTACTTAACTGTACTCTTATGTTGGGCAGACAATGGCATGGATTCTTGatgaatattcaaaatttcatggTTATTCACCTGCTGTTGTTACTGGAAAACCGATTGTAAGTTTCTCCGTTTGAGATTCTCACCTTTATTAAGGGCGAGTTTGATAGAGTAGGAATAGTTTTTTTTAGCTCTTGTATATTGGTTTGGCATTGTAGGAGCTTGGGGGTTCACTAGGAAGAGAAGCTGCAACTGGACTGGGAGTTGTTTTTGCAACTGAGTTTCTTCTTGATGAATATGGAATGTCTATTGCTAATATGAAGTTTGCTATCCAGGTACTTCCAGGATTCTTCCTCTTTAATATGCTTCTTTGCATATAGTGTTTGGTTTAATAACTTGAATCACTATCTTTTAGGGATTTGGTAATGTGGGTTCTTGGGCAGCAtcatttattcatcaaaaaGGTGGGAAGGTTGTTGCAGTTAGTGACATAACTGGTGCAGTAAAAAACCCAAACGGAATCGATATCCCAGCTTTACTGAAACACAAAGAGAAAGCTTATAGTTTGAAGGATTTTGAAGGTGGAGATGCCATGGATCTAAATGATGTGCTTGTTCATGAATGTGATGTTCTGATCCCCTGTGCATTAGGTGGAGTTCTTAACAAGTACATACTCTGCACTTCTTACAAACAAAGCTTACCGTTCATCAATTCCTTCCTTTTTCCTTTCAAGAATCAAAAgtgaatttatttcaatttctttcaaaGGGAAAATGCTGCTGATGTTAAGGCAAAGTTCATCATAGAAGCTGCAAATCATCCTACTGATCCAGAAGCAGATGAAGTAATATGGCAACTGTGCCTTCAACTAAGTTTTTCATCAAGTAATTTTCTGTTCCAAACATGGTTACATAACGAAATCTCTGTTTCATGCAGATTTTATCCAGGAAAGGAGTGACTATACTCCCAGACATATATGCAAATTCTGGTGGTGTGACTGTCAGTTACTTTGAATGGGTTCAGGTAGTACCAACTATTCACTTTCCCACACTGCTCTTAAAGCATAATGATTAGTTGTGCATTGATAACATCCTTTTTGTGTTGGGGTATATCTAGTTTATAACATAAGTTCATTATGCATTAGAGTGTCCACATTTACGATAACTTGACCGTGTATGTTGGTATAGAACATTCAAGGATTTATGTGGGAAGAAGAAAAGGTCAACTATGAGCTTAAGAGGTACATGAAGAGAGCTTTCAATGACATCAAAGCAATGTGCCATACTCATAACTGCAACC harbors:
- the LOC105765060 gene encoding glutamate dehydrogenase 2 isoform X1, whose translation is MNALAATNRNFQLAARILGLDSKLHKSLLIPFREIKVECTVPRDDGSFVSYIGFRIQHDNARGPMKGGIRYHPEVDPDEVNALAQLMTWKTAVANLPYGGAKGGIGCNPRELTVSELQRVTRVFTQKIHDLIGIHRDVPAPDMGTNSQTMAWILDEYSKFHGYSPAVVTGKPIELGGSLGREAATGLGVVFATEFLLDEYGMSIANMKFAIQGFGNVGSWAASFIHQKGGKVVAVSDITGAVKNPNGIDIPALLKHKEKAYSLKDFEGGDAMDLNDVLVHECDVLIPCALGGVLNKENAADVKAKFIIEAANHPTDPEADEILSRKGVTILPDIYANSGGVTVSYFEWVQNIQGFMWEEEKVNYELKRYMKRAFNDIKAMCHTHNCNLRMGAFALGVNKVARATVLRGWEA
- the LOC105765060 gene encoding glutamate dehydrogenase 2 isoform X2; the protein is MVDPDEVNALAQLMTWKTAVANLPYGGAKGGIGCNPRELTVSELQRVTRVFTQKIHDLIGIHRDVPAPDMGTNSQTMAWILDEYSKFHGYSPAVVTGKPIELGGSLGREAATGLGVVFATEFLLDEYGMSIANMKFAIQGFGNVGSWAASFIHQKGGKVVAVSDITGAVKNPNGIDIPALLKHKEKAYSLKDFEGGDAMDLNDVLVHECDVLIPCALGGVLNKENAADVKAKFIIEAANHPTDPEADEILSRKGVTILPDIYANSGGVTVSYFEWVQNIQGFMWEEEKVNYELKRYMKRAFNDIKAMCHTHNCNLRMGAFALGVNKVARATVLRGWEA